ACGTATCCGATGATTCCACACATAATCAAGCCCTCCGCACTGTTTCCCCGGACGCGATCCGTCCCTGCAGGACGGTGCCGCTGTCCGCCAGGACCTCACAGCCGACGACGGTCCCCGATGTCACCGTCGCGTTCCCCCGGAGCGTCGCCCGGTCGGCGACGACTCCGCCCAGACCGACGTCGCGATGGATCCGGTCGTCGATCTCGACGTCCGCCGGGCCGCCCTCGGCGGTGACGTTCGGTCCGATCGTGGCCGCCTCTCCGACGACGGTGTCGTGGAGGACTGCCCCGTCGCCGATGCGGGCGCCGGCCATCACGATACAGTTCGAGACGACCGCGTTCGCGCCGACGCGGACGTTCCTGCCGAGCGAGGTGCCGGGCAACAGCGTCGCGTTCGGTCCGACGGACACCCCTTCGTCGAGGGCGACAGCCCCCGATACCGCGGCGGTGTCGTGCACACCGGGACGCTCGGTCGCATCGGGCTGTTCGTGCTCCTGGACCAGCGTGGCGTTCGTCGTCAACAGGTCCCACGGGTAGGTGAGGTCCTGCCACGAGCCGCGGTGGAGCACCGCAGCGAGACCGCTGCCGTCGGCCAGCCGTTGGAGCGCCGTCGCGATCCCGAAGTCGCCGTCGTCCGTCTCCTCCATCCCGTGGATCACGTCGAAGACGCGGTCGTCGAAGACGTAGGCACCGCCGTTGACGAGGAACGGCGGATCGTCGGTCGGTGTCCGGGAGACGCTGCGGACGGTTCCGTCCTCGATCTCGACCGCACCGTACTCCGTCGGTCTGTCCGACCGAACGGCCGCTATCGTCGGGGCCGCCGTCTCTTCCCACCGATCCAGGAGCCGCTCTAGCAGGGCCTCTTCGACGAGTTGGTCGCCGTGGAGGGTGAGAAAGTGGCCGTCGACGACCGACTCGACCTGCGAGAGCGCGTGTGCCGCGCCCAGTTGGTGGTCCTGAACGACGTACTGTATCTCGACACCCCACTCGTCGCCGTCGCCGAAGTACGTCTGGATCCGATCGCTCCTGCGCCCGACGACGAGCACGACCTCGTCGACGCCCACACCGACCGCTGCCTCCAGAACGGTCTCCAGTATCGGCTGATTACCGACCGGGATCATCGGCTTCGGTCGTCGCTCAGTCAAGGGGCCGAGGCGACGGCCACCGCCGGCCGCTAACAGCACCGCTTTCATAGTCGCTCCACGAAGGAAATCACAGCTTACCTGTCACGCGTGCCAGTGATATACGTTTCTCACTTTCGTCCCCCATTGCGAGTCGTACAGCCAAGTATAATGTCCATTACTCCCGTTATCAGTCTATGAACAAACCGCCACGGAACGACGACTCTTTCTCTCGACGACACCTCCTCCGAACAGCCGGCGCCGTCGGGCTGGCCGGAGCCCTCGCGGGGTGCGCGTTCGGCGGGAGCCAGCAGACCGATGAACCCGAACCGACTGCCACCGCCACCGATACCGCGACCGCCACAACGTCCCCCGGCAACGGAGGCGGAGCACCCCCGGAACCGTACTTCGAACAGGGGGCGACCGTCGGAGTCAAGGAGGTCGCCACTGGCCTCTCCTCCCCGAGCGCGCTCGTGACCGCCGACGAAGACCTCGACCGCAGGTTCATCGTCGATCAGACCGGATCGATCTACATCCACGACGCCGACGGGCTGCAGTCGACGCCGTTTCTGGATCTCAGCGACCGTCTCGTCGCATTGGGTGAGGGACTCCCCAACTGGATCGCCTACGACGAGCGTGGCCTGCTCGGACTGGCGTTCCACCCCGAATTCTCGGAGAACGGGCTGTTCTACGTCCGTTACAGCGCGCCTTCGGAGAGCGACCAAATCGATCACCACGAGATCCTCTCGGAGTTCAGCGTCGCGGACGACGGCACGACTGCCGACCCCGACAGCGAGCGCATCCTCCTCGATATGCCGTGGGAGCGACCGATCCACCAGTCCGGGACCATCGAGTTCGGGCCGGACGGTTACCTCTACGGCTCGTTGGGTGACGGGCTGAACCCGTACAACGCACAGGATCTCGACAACCTGATGGGGAGTATCATCCGGATCGATGTCGACAGTCGAACCGGCACCCGTCCGTACGGGATCCCGGCGGGCAACCCGCTGGTCGGCGAGGAGGGCATGGACGAACTGTACGCGTGGGGGCTTCGGAACCCGTGGAAGATGGCCTTCAGCGGTGACCGACTCATCGCCGGCGACGTGGGGCAGGCGACGTGGGAGGAGGTCAACGTCATCGAAGGTGGCGCCAACTACGGGTGGCCGCTCAAGGAAGGAACCCACTGCCACGACCCGCAACTGGGAACCAGCTCCGAGGAGCAGTGTGTCGTCGAATCGGAGCGTGGCGAGCCGCTTGTCGACCCGGTCCTGGAGTTCCCGCACTTCGACGAAGAGGGCTACGCCGTCGGGTTCGCAGTCATCGGGGGGCACATCCACACGGGAGACGTCAGGGCCGTCGAAGGGGACTATCTGTTCGGCGCGTTCACCAGTTCGTTCACGACGGCCGCCGGCCGGCTCCTCGCCGCGAAGCCGCAGGAGTCGGGGACGTGGTCGGTCGAGGAACTCCAAGTCGAGGGTGGTCTCGACATCCAGGTGCTCTCGTTCGGACAGGACGGCGACGATTCGTACGTGCTCGGGACGCGGGCCGCACTCGCGGAGGATCCGCTCAACCAGACAGAGGGCGTCGTCTACCGGCTGACGAGATAGCCGGCTCGGGCGGGTTTGTTTCGACGGACTGTACGGACAACGCGGCGCGACAGTCGCCGTGTCGCCAGCGCCCGCTACAGCAGCCCCACCGAATCGTACCACTCGACAGTGTCCCGGATCGCCGTTTGCCACGAGCGTTGGCGGACCGGTGCCCGCTCGGTCAGGTCCTCGCGGACGGTGCCGTAGTCGCCCCGCTCGAGAAAGCCCTCGCCGGGCACGGGTGAGACGCCCACCCGATGGAGTACGTCCATCGCCGGCTTGACTCCCCAACGGATCACCCCGTATGGAACGTTCACCACGGTACAGTTGCCGGGCGTGTGCCGCGCGATCGTTTTCAACACCTGCTTGTTTGTGAGGTTCGGCCCGGTGACGAGCTGGCGGCCGGTCGTCCCGTCCAGACACCGGTCGATCGTGGCGACGACGTCGTCCACGTGGACGATATTGTACGTGTCGGCCGTGTACAGCGGCGGGACCAAGACGCGGTTGGTCGCGATCGGCCGGACGTGGTCGTACCGCGTCAACCGGTAGTCCCGCTGGCCGAAGATGTACGTCGGATATATCGCCGACACCTCGAAGGGGTGCTCGTGCCCGAACAGCAGTTCCTCAGACGCGACTTTCGATCGCTGATACGCTGAGTCCGCGTCGGCCGGTACCTCGGGATGGGCACCGATCGTACTGGCGAAGACGAACCGCTCGACGCCGGCGGCGGCCGCTGCGTCGACCAGCCGCTCGGTGCCGGTGGCGTTGGTCCCGGCCATTCGTGGCTCGTCGTAGACGGCCGCCGCGAGGTGGACGACGCTGTCGACACCCTCCAGCGCTGCCGCCAGCGAATCGGGGTCCGAGAGGTCTGCCTCGACGGTGTCGACGCCGGGAGGGAGTCTACTCGTCGAGGACGACGGACGAACCATCGCCACCGCATCGCGGTCCAGCGAGTGAAGCAGGTTCAGGCCGATGAACCCCGTCGAACCAGTCACGAGCACCGTCATCGTTCCACCGCCCAGTCGACGTCACACCGATCGTACACCGAGTCGATGACCCTCGCGACGTCGACGCCGCGACTGGTGGGGGCTGCGGTGTCTCGGTCGCCCGACGCGGCGTGGTCCGCGAAGTCGTGGATGCGTGCGGTGTGGGCGTCCTCGTCGCTCGCCGGGAACAGCGTCGCGACGCCGATATCCACCAGCGGGAGGTCGCCGTGCCGGAACTCGAACGGTCGGCCGTGGACGTCACCTTGGAGGGTCTCGGCATCCAACTCCAGCCACCCCTCGGTGCCGATGAAGAGCACGCGACTCACGCCGTCCGTCTGTGTCCACGTCGCCGACAGGTCCACCGGGGTCCCGTCGAAGTCGAGCGACACGCTGGCGGCGTCCTCGACCGCCCGATCACCGAGATAGCGGACGGTCGCGTCGGTCACCTCGGGTGCGGCGTCGAACACGTCGAAGAGGACGTCCAACGTGTGGGGGAACAGGTCACGGGCGACACCACCACCGGAGAGACCGGGATTGTAGTACCAGCCGACGGAGGGTGGTGCCGAGTGGTGGGCGACGGTCACCTCGACGACGTCGCCGATCAACTCGTTCGAGAGGAGCTTCAGTGCCCGCTCGTAGTTCCGATAGTAGCGATGGAGATACCCGACCTGTGTGACGACACCGGCAGCATCGGCGGCATCGGCCATCCGCTGGGCGCTCTCGACGCTCAACGCCAGCGGCTTCTCACAGAGGACGTGACAGCCGGCGTCGACGGCAGCGAGAAATATTTCCTCGTGGGTGCTCGGCGGGGTGCAGATGCTGACGACGTCGAGGTCGTGGGCCGACAGCATCGACGCGACGTCGCCGTACCCCGGGAGGGACTGCTCGCTCTCGACGGTCTGTCGGCGCGCCTCGTCGCGTTCGGCGAAGGCGACCACCC
The DNA window shown above is from Halobaculum marinum and carries:
- a CDS encoding sugar phosphate nucleotidyltransferase, which gives rise to MKAVLLAAGGGRRLGPLTERRPKPMIPVGNQPILETVLEAAVGVGVDEVVLVVGRRSDRIQTYFGDGDEWGVEIQYVVQDHQLGAAHALSQVESVVDGHFLTLHGDQLVEEALLERLLDRWEETAAPTIAAVRSDRPTEYGAVEIEDGTVRSVSRTPTDDPPFLVNGGAYVFDDRVFDVIHGMEETDDGDFGIATALQRLADGSGLAAVLHRGSWQDLTYPWDLLTTNATLVQEHEQPDATERPGVHDTAAVSGAVALDEGVSVGPNATLLPGTSLGRNVRVGANAVVSNCIVMAGARIGDGAVLHDTVVGEAATIGPNVTAEGGPADVEIDDRIHRDVGLGGVVADRATLRGNATVTSGTVVGCEVLADSGTVLQGRIASGETVRRA
- a CDS encoding PQQ-dependent sugar dehydrogenase, whose translation is MNKPPRNDDSFSRRHLLRTAGAVGLAGALAGCAFGGSQQTDEPEPTATATDTATATTSPGNGGGAPPEPYFEQGATVGVKEVATGLSSPSALVTADEDLDRRFIVDQTGSIYIHDADGLQSTPFLDLSDRLVALGEGLPNWIAYDERGLLGLAFHPEFSENGLFYVRYSAPSESDQIDHHEILSEFSVADDGTTADPDSERILLDMPWERPIHQSGTIEFGPDGYLYGSLGDGLNPYNAQDLDNLMGSIIRIDVDSRTGTRPYGIPAGNPLVGEEGMDELYAWGLRNPWKMAFSGDRLIAGDVGQATWEEVNVIEGGANYGWPLKEGTHCHDPQLGTSSEEQCVVESERGEPLVDPVLEFPHFDEEGYAVGFAVIGGHIHTGDVRAVEGDYLFGAFTSSFTTAAGRLLAAKPQESGTWSVEELQVEGGLDIQVLSFGQDGDDSYVLGTRAALAEDPLNQTEGVVYRLTR
- a CDS encoding NAD-dependent epimerase/dehydratase family protein, producing MTVLVTGSTGFIGLNLLHSLDRDAVAMVRPSSSTSRLPPGVDTVEADLSDPDSLAAALEGVDSVVHLAAAVYDEPRMAGTNATGTERLVDAAAAAGVERFVFASTIGAHPEVPADADSAYQRSKVASEELLFGHEHPFEVSAIYPTYIFGQRDYRLTRYDHVRPIATNRVLVPPLYTADTYNIVHVDDVVATIDRCLDGTTGRQLVTGPNLTNKQVLKTIARHTPGNCTVVNVPYGVIRWGVKPAMDVLHRVGVSPVPGEGFLERGDYGTVREDLTERAPVRQRSWQTAIRDTVEWYDSVGLL
- a CDS encoding Gfo/Idh/MocA family protein — its product is MSKLTVGVVGAGWMATDYHIPAFTSHPNTRVVAFAERDEARRQTVESEQSLPGYGDVASMLSAHDLDVVSICTPPSTHEEIFLAAVDAGCHVLCEKPLALSVESAQRMADAADAAGVVTQVGYLHRYYRNYERALKLLSNELIGDVVEVTVAHHSAPPSVGWYYNPGLSGGGVARDLFPHTLDVLFDVFDAAPEVTDATVRYLGDRAVEDAASVSLDFDGTPVDLSATWTQTDGVSRVLFIGTEGWLELDAETLQGDVHGRPFEFRHGDLPLVDIGVATLFPASDEDAHTARIHDFADHAASGDRDTAAPTSRGVDVARVIDSVYDRCDVDWAVER